From one Armatimonadota bacterium genomic stretch:
- a CDS encoding nucleotidyltransferase domain-containing protein, which translates to MKAIESVRAFFSGEADVTAAYLYGTYSGDRSWPDTDIEVALVFRPHMSEEAIGTYLEHLSEENPLGGEPGILMPFALNTHILPVIYEILRGGTLLVENDAAGRRAFVQQAEERIARERGALLAQAKEAILQVRTLGFGLASGDGRMLPQPPRYLDPIRIGWRLARILGSVAMLDKATRDPESPVRDAKRLGQVIGWFSNAAGAATGIAKAMLNMFQVPRPPRRWEVFLPLADADLLTTELALQLAAAVELRWSLITGSGLVSPERVTGGVRATLAPIITFSRLAAWYAELPGGETEPWVH; encoded by the coding sequence GCCTACCTCTACGGGACCTACAGCGGCGACCGCTCCTGGCCCGATACCGACATTGAGGTGGCCCTGGTCTTTCGCCCCCACATGAGCGAGGAGGCCATCGGTACCTACCTGGAGCACCTCTCCGAGGAGAACCCCCTGGGCGGCGAACCAGGCATCCTCATGCCTTTCGCCCTGAACACGCACATCCTGCCGGTCATCTACGAGATCCTCCGGGGCGGCACGCTATTGGTGGAGAATGACGCCGCGGGCAGGAGGGCTTTTGTCCAGCAGGCGGAGGAGCGCATCGCCCGGGAGCGGGGCGCGCTGCTGGCGCAGGCCAAGGAAGCCATCCTGCAGGTACGCACCCTGGGCTTCGGCCTGGCCTCGGGCGACGGCCGCATGCTCCCTCAGCCCCCGCGCTACCTGGACCCGATCCGGATCGGCTGGCGGCTGGCCCGCATCCTGGGCTCGGTGGCCATGCTGGACAAGGCGACGCGCGACCCGGAGTCCCCGGTGCGGGACGCGAAGCGGCTGGGTCAGGTGATCGGCTGGTTCTCCAACGCCGCCGGCGCGGCTACCGGTATCGCCAAGGCCATGCTCAACATGTTCCAGGTGCCGCGCCCGCCGCGCCGCTGGGAGGTCTTCCTCCCCCTGGCAGACGCCGACCTGCTGACCACCGAGCTGGCCCTCCAGCTGGCCGCGGCGGTGGAGCTGCGCTGGTCGCTGATCACCGGCAGCGGTCTGGTCTCGCCGGAGCGGGTGACAGGTGGCGTGCGCGCCACCCTGGCCCCGATCATCACCTTCTCCCGGCTGGCCGCGTGGTATGCTGAGTTGCCGGGCGGCGAGACCGAACCCTGGGTGCACTGA
- a CDS encoding ferredoxin — MARRLRIRVDYHRCVGSSICVLTAPGVFALNDRGQSAVIDPAGDGVEKILEAAEGCPTLAITVEDEDSGERLFP, encoded by the coding sequence GTGGCACGGCGGCTGCGCATCCGCGTGGACTACCACCGCTGCGTGGGCTCCAGCATCTGCGTGCTCACCGCACCCGGGGTCTTCGCCCTCAACGACCGCGGCCAATCCGCGGTGATAGACCCCGCCGGTGACGGCGTGGAGAAGATCCTGGAAGCGGCCGAGGGCTGCCCCACCCTGGCCATCACCGTGGAGGACGAGGACAGCGGCGAGCGGCTGTTCCCTTAG
- a CDS encoding cyclase family protein has translation MESYIVGRTRVTLIDLSDTLENETSAFEPNRHQIQYVDHVQGMHMTVDVFKVDQSLLPALFPDGHAWAVEVATLSSHSGTHIDAPYHYGPTSGGEPAKTIEQLPLRWFFSDAFVLDMTHKQRGEGITAADVEASLAAMGYAIKPYDIALVRTDTWKAFKQPGYDMLHPGLERSATQYLVERGVKVIGIDAWGLDRPFDVMFREAASGVRGRFWESHFYGK, from the coding sequence ATGGAGAGCTACATTGTGGGCCGCACTCGGGTGACGCTCATCGACCTGAGCGACACGCTGGAAAATGAGACCAGCGCTTTCGAGCCCAACCGCCACCAGATCCAGTACGTCGACCACGTGCAGGGCATGCACATGACCGTGGACGTCTTTAAGGTTGACCAGAGTCTGCTCCCCGCCCTCTTTCCAGATGGCCATGCCTGGGCCGTGGAAGTGGCCACACTTTCGTCGCATTCCGGGACCCATATTGATGCCCCCTATCACTATGGTCCCACATCCGGTGGCGAACCGGCGAAGACCATCGAGCAGTTGCCCTTGCGGTGGTTCTTCAGCGACGCCTTCGTGCTGGACATGACGCACAAGCAGCGCGGTGAGGGGATCACTGCGGCGGATGTGGAGGCCTCTCTGGCGGCGATGGGTTATGCTATCAAGCCCTACGACATCGCCCTGGTTCGCACCGACACATGGAAGGCCTTCAAGCAGCCCGGTTACGACATGCTGCACCCCGGGCTGGAACGCAGCGCCACCCAGTACCTGGTTGAGCGCGGCGTGAAGGTGATAGGTATCGACGCCTGGGGGCTGGACCGTCCGTTCGACGTAATGTTCCGGGAAGCCGCCAGCGGGGTGCGCGGCAGGTTCTGGGAATCCCACTTCTACGGCAAG
- a CDS encoding NifU N-terminal domain-containing protein has product MDQVTVDVQPTPNVNAMKFVTNRRLTEGRSRTFRSAAEAGELPLARRLLEIPGVVQVFVLNDFITITRDPAASWEAIVPRAEEVIKSSLS; this is encoded by the coding sequence ATGGATCAGGTCACTGTGGATGTACAGCCCACCCCCAACGTCAACGCGATGAAGTTCGTTACCAACCGCCGCCTGACCGAGGGGCGCAGTCGCACCTTCCGCAGCGCGGCGGAGGCGGGGGAGCTGCCGCTGGCCCGCCGCCTGCTGGAGATCCCCGGCGTGGTGCAGGTCTTCGTGCTGAACGACTTCATCACCATCACCCGCGACCCGGCGGCCTCCTGGGAAGCCATCGTCCCCCGGGCGGAGGAAGTTATCAAAAGCTCGCTGTCATAG
- a CDS encoding cytochrome P450, with translation MLVQDDLLAPEVVRDPYTYFARLRQLDPVHWNERWGGWLVTRYDDIVRAFRDPARLSSDRMAHFQQELSPHDRERLHVLIRYFSRWLVFTDPPYHTRVRMLVNKAFTPTSVERLRPRVRAIVSELQDHVAHRGHMEFIRDFAFHLPVIVISEYLGVPPQDREAVKEWSDETSRIFFIRADDPQRRERSQAGLVKLLEYFEPLIHARRRHPRDDLISALVQAEERGDLLSHDELLATCTVLLFAGHETTTNLLANGLLALLRHRDQWERLARDPSLAASATEELLRYDGPVKATFRWARVDAELGGRTVRAGDRMLLVLASANRDPERFPHPDRVDITRNPNPHVAFGHGIHVCLGAPMARLEGQEAFAALAQRFPGMRLATDELEYHPTIVSRALAELPLEW, from the coding sequence GTGTTGGTCCAGGATGACCTGCTGGCACCCGAGGTGGTGCGGGACCCTTACACGTACTTCGCCCGCCTGCGCCAGCTCGACCCCGTCCACTGGAACGAGCGGTGGGGCGGGTGGCTGGTGACGCGGTATGACGACATAGTGCGGGCGTTCCGCGACCCCGCGCGGCTCTCCTCGGACCGCATGGCCCACTTCCAGCAGGAGCTCTCCCCCCACGACCGGGAGAGGCTGCACGTCCTGATCCGCTACTTCTCCCGGTGGCTGGTATTCACCGACCCGCCATACCACACCCGGGTGCGCATGCTGGTGAACAAGGCCTTCACCCCCACCAGCGTGGAGCGCCTGCGGCCCCGGGTGCGGGCTATCGTCTCCGAGCTTCAGGACCATGTGGCGCACCGGGGGCACATGGAGTTCATCCGCGACTTCGCCTTCCACCTTCCGGTGATCGTGATCTCCGAGTACCTGGGAGTGCCGCCGCAGGACCGGGAGGCGGTGAAGGAGTGGTCCGACGAGACCTCGCGCATCTTCTTCATCCGGGCGGACGACCCCCAGCGGCGGGAGCGGTCCCAGGCGGGGTTGGTCAAGCTCCTGGAGTACTTCGAGCCCCTCATCCACGCGCGGCGGCGTCACCCGCGGGACGACCTGATCTCAGCGCTGGTGCAGGCGGAGGAACGGGGGGACCTGCTCAGCCACGATGAGCTGCTGGCCACCTGCACAGTCCTGCTGTTCGCGGGGCACGAGACTACCACCAACCTGCTGGCCAACGGCCTGCTGGCCCTTTTACGGCACCGCGATCAATGGGAACGTCTGGCCCGCGACCCCTCCCTGGCCGCTTCAGCCACGGAGGAGCTGCTGCGGTACGACGGTCCGGTGAAGGCCACATTCCGCTGGGCCAGGGTGGACGCGGAGCTGGGTGGCAGGACGGTCCGGGCGGGCGACCGGATGCTGCTGGTGCTGGCCTCAGCGAACCGAGACCCGGAGCGGTTCCCGCACCCCGACCGGGTGGACATCACGCGGAACCCCAACCCCCACGTGGCCTTCGGCCACGGCATCCACGTGTGCCTGGGGGCGCCCATGGCCCGGCTGGAGGGTCAGGAGGCGTTCGCGGCGCTGGCGCAGCGCTTCCCGGGCATGCGCCTGGCCACCGACGAGCTGGAGTACCACCCCACCATCGTCTCCCGGGCGCTGGCCGAGCTCCCCCTGGAGTGGTAA
- a CDS encoding helix-turn-helix domain-containing protein, translated as MRPSAARLLEAMRELGLTDYEARVYLALHQAYPANGNQISQRSGVPSAKVYASLRRLLDRGLVTLVDGRPVTYVPLPADEFLNLREARFRTVAATIRRGLRPTAARPWREMLWHLEGYDLLLDRARRIIAEAKRELYLSAWRDQALALQQSLYQAHQQGVHIAAMLFDAPDLEVGFTVHHVMLRTVYERHGGQMLVVADDTAGLMMDHSGGRWSGVWTSNPAVLRTIRNYIRHDIYANKLYYRFAGLLHATYGPELELLLDVTADRVLPTAPLPPSVSAGQAAGAGSTVRGFTRGTPGTKTKRGGGGWARIRTGHSDPLGEGGR; from the coding sequence ATGCGTCCTTCGGCCGCCCGCCTCCTTGAGGCCATGCGTGAGCTGGGGCTCACGGACTACGAGGCCCGTGTCTACCTTGCCCTGCACCAGGCCTATCCGGCCAACGGGAATCAGATCAGCCAGCGCTCCGGCGTACCCTCAGCCAAGGTCTACGCATCCCTGAGGCGTTTGCTGGATCGGGGGCTCGTCACCCTCGTCGACGGCCGGCCGGTCACCTACGTCCCCTTGCCGGCCGATGAATTCCTTAACCTGCGGGAAGCCCGGTTTCGGACCGTAGCGGCGACGATTCGCCGTGGTTTGCGACCGACTGCGGCGCGTCCCTGGCGCGAGATGCTGTGGCACCTGGAAGGTTACGATCTTCTACTGGACCGGGCACGGCGGATCATCGCGGAAGCGAAGCGGGAGCTTTACCTCAGCGCGTGGCGGGATCAGGCGCTGGCCTTGCAGCAGAGCCTGTACCAGGCGCACCAGCAGGGGGTGCACATTGCGGCCATGCTGTTCGACGCTCCTGACCTGGAGGTCGGGTTTACGGTTCACCACGTGATGCTGCGCACCGTCTACGAGCGCCACGGGGGCCAGATGCTGGTGGTGGCCGATGATACCGCGGGCTTGATGATGGACCACTCCGGCGGCAGGTGGTCTGGCGTCTGGACATCGAATCCAGCCGTGCTGCGGACTATCCGCAACTATATCCGGCACGACATCTACGCCAACAAGCTCTACTACCGGTTTGCTGGCCTGCTGCATGCAACCTACGGCCCGGAGCTGGAGCTCCTGCTTGATGTCACGGCGGACCGGGTGCTTCCCACAGCGCCCCTGCCACCGTCTGTGAGCGCGGGTCAGGCGGCCGGTGCCGGCTCGACCGTGCGGGGGTTTACCCGCGGGACCCCAGGAACTAAGACGAAGCGTGGGGGCGGCGGGTGGGCACGCATCCGGACTGGCCATAGTGATCCCCTGGGGGAAGGAGGACGATGA